A single genomic interval of Hydractinia symbiolongicarpus strain clone_291-10 chromosome 8, HSymV2.1, whole genome shotgun sequence harbors:
- the LOC130656069 gene encoding nucleoside diphosphate kinase B-like yields MAAFRSKVSFNSLRCAGHVVRRSITTQSSTKSFLVPALAASTAAAVAGGSAAFCYYKMKDGKLSFLPALQASAPQGNAAEERTFIMIKPDGVKRGLVADIIKRFEQRGYKLVAMKMMMADLPLLNEHYGDLKKKPFFPGLVKHISSGPVVAMVWEGKAVVKQGRQMLGETDPLKSKPGSIRGDYSIDMGRNIIHGSDSVESADAEIALWFKKSELMNYHLPLYSQVFE; encoded by the exons ATGGCAGCTTTCCGCAGCAAAGTATCATTTAACTCACTACGGTGTGCTGGTCATGTTGTTCGAAGATCTATCACCACGCAGTCATCAACAAAATCATTCCTGGTACCTGCACTGGCTGCTTCCACTGCTGCTGCTGTGGCAGGTGGAAGTGCTGCATTCTGTTACTATAAAATGAAAGATGGCAAACTAAGTTTCCTACCAGCTTTGCAAGCATCTGCt CCACAAGGAAATGCAGCAGAAGAACGAACCTTTATCATGATCAAACCTGATGGCGTTAAGCGAGGTTTGGTTGCAGACATCATCAAGCGTTTTGAGCAAAGAGGATACAAATTGGTAGcaatgaaaatgatgatg GCCGATCTTCCCTTGCTGAACGAACATTATGGTGACTTAAAGAAGAAGCCATTTTTTCCTGGACTCGTCAAGCATATCTCATCTGGTCCAGTTGTAGCCATG GTTTGGGAAGGCAAAGCTGTTGTAAAGCAGGGACGGCAAATGTTGGGTGAGACCGACCCGTTAAAGTCAAAGCCTGGATCTATTCGCGGAGACTACTCTATTGACATGGGTCGCAACATTATTCATGGCAGTGATTCAGTAGAGTCTGCGGATGCTGAGATCGCTTTGTGGTTCAAAAAAAGCGAACTTATGAATTACCACTTACCCTTGTACTCGCAAGTATTCGAATGA
- the LOC130654053 gene encoding uncharacterized protein LOC130654053, with protein sequence MDKRVIIIFVLLIYVGDTSTVQGNIFKNLLNFFTGNEENDVAERQKRITTDEGNKAIGLEVRGFRNGEKDEEEADLRRSVNEELTEIYNTASHTEKSSEKKLKTRSVHDNEASAPGQTKFLEHVTMRSTNKNDEKKENIVAPSDGKQVRSSRSKFENVNSREEKEMSSIKTVSSLSVPANDMSGSGQEDDTPLTEVSTWPKGRYGLPKSVFGCPKSIGFRWKTGFRYHDTEDDGTENQRSDVFTLAANFSEDGISHEFCIKDDFEGEGDWPTGKYCIYKRGPVCPTGLKEGFVIWDDENTDNQNDKGGALPEGEYTEDTKIYFCCSTTGVVDNQISLPAKSPFFLFAYESFKCQKVLNMKSTSEFIKFDDEDHGNTDHEGGEYPYGIHKFQKDHMLFLCYYEPTKPVHSYNAESALATNLEEESAKDEEQLDQESIRQGEEIMKAFMKATGGVEDETSKRERTKTIIKTIKVPVNSKNSPVATVIGLVLGSIVIGTIIIFITKLVIPTRKGQDNIRPDPQDLSNEWKGSHVGNISVQALYENENVQSTATDISDDEDDDGDGGDKSPSCYTASEIDSWSDLEEDDELVEDQLLPDSELKSGLELLFLKQQRHYWNQRRRHEQRDHSQ encoded by the exons ATGGATAAACGAGTCATAATCATATTTGTCTTACTTATCTACGTTGGTGACACATCAACTGTGCAAG GTAACATATTCAAGAATCTATTAAATTTTTTCACCGGGAACGAGGAAAATGATGTGGCCGaaagacaaaaaagaataaCGACGGATGAAGGTAATAAAGCCATAGGGCTTGAAGTACGAGGATTTCGCAATGGAGAGAAAGATGAAGAAGAGGCTGATTTGAGAAGAAGTGTCAACGAAGAACTTACAGAAATATATAACACGGCCAGTCATACAGAAAAAAGTAGTGAAAAGAAGCTTAAAACGCGCAGCGTACACGATAATGAAGCCAGCGCGCCAGGACAGACAAAATTTCTAGAACACGTGACCATGAGGAGTACCAATAAAAACgatgaaaagaaagaaaacattgtTGCACCTTCTGACGGGAAACAGGTTCGTTCAAGTCGTTCGAAGTTTGAAAATGTAAACAgtagagaagaaaaagaaatgtcATCAATTAAGACTGTGTCTTCACTTAGTGTTCCCGCTAATGACATGAGCGGTAGTGGACAAGAAGACGATACTCCTCTCACGGAAG TGTCCACATGGCCTAAAGGGCGTTATGGATTGCCAAAGTCAGTATTTGGTTGTCCCAAGTCAATCGGATTCAGGTGGAAAACTGGTTTTCGTTACCATGACACTGAAGACGATGGAACAGAGAATCAGAGATCTGATGTCTTCACTTTGGCAGCTAATTTCTCTGAAGATGGGATTAGTCACGAGTTTTGCATTAAAGATGATTTTGAAGGTGAAGGAGA CTGGCCTACCGGCAAATATTGCATCTACAAGCGTGGTCCAGTTTGTCCTACCGGCCTAAAAGAAGGCTTCGTGATATGGGACGATGAGAATACAGATAATCAGAACGACAAAGGTGGAGCGCTACCTGAAGGAGAGTACACTGAAGACACGAAAATATATTTCTGTTGTAGTACTACTGGTGTCGTGGACAATCAAATATCTTTGCCTGCAAAAAGTCCATTCTTTTTGTTTGCCTATGAATCTTTTAAATGCCAAAAG gTCCTAAACATGAAATCGACAAGCGAGTTTATCAAATTTGACGACGAAGACCATGGGAACACTGACCACGAAGGTGGCGAATATCCTTACGGAATTCACAAGTTTCAAAAAGATCACATGTTGTTTCTATGCTACTATGAACCAACCAAACCAG TTCATTCATATAATGCTGAATCTGCACTTGCGACGAATCTTGAAGAAGAATCAGCCAAAGATGAAGAACAGTTAGATCAAGAGAGCATACGACAAGGTGAAGAAATCATGAAAGCTTTTATGAAAGCAACAGGAGGTGTGGAAGATGAAACGAGTAAAAGAGAAAGAACGAAAACTATAATCAAAACCATCAAA GTTCCAGTTAATAGCAAGAACAGTCCAGTTGCGACCGTAATTGGATTGGTCCTCGGAAGTATCGTAATAGGAACCATAATAATATTTATTACAAAGCTTGTGATTCCAACCAGAAAAGGACAGGATAATATACGTCCAGATCCACAAGATCTAAGCAACGAATGGAAGGGGTCACATGTTGGTAACATTTCAGTACAAGCTTTATATGAAAACGAGAACGTTCAAAGTACGGCCACCGATATAAGTGATGACGAAGACGATGATGGTGATGGTGGTGATAAGAGCCCGTCTTGTTACACTGCTTCTGAAATTGATTCTTGGTCGGATTTGGAAGAGGATGATGAGTTAGTAGAGGATCAATTACTTCCTGATTCAGAATTAAAAAGTGGATTAGAACTTTTGTttctaaaacaacaaagacattATTGGAATCAAAGGAGAAGACATGAGCAGAGAGATCACTCCCAATAA
- the LOC130654054 gene encoding uncharacterized protein LOC130654054: MLTIILPILAILHTAPCLEIPESNGEHVECARSKIDRNVTVSAGHQAGSFLKANKSIATMEKCVQQCCQMSGCDVAFFSNDACYSVICKDVESCAPAKNTNARMNIEISYVAKPNIANKKSYVTDKTGEPAITDNLISEVTKESPFLFDEPNSTDEDDTDLQLMRSRRESWKETKDMVIAITCGFVAVAVGVAGVIMMTRQLVEDDDIFIDFGTEMNFCEEKTESTVCNSEANASAVNERQKSKQHQRH, from the exons ATGTTGACTATCATACTCCCAATACTCGCAATACTTCATACAGCACCTTGCTTAGAAATACCAGAATCAAACGGAGAGCATGTTGAATGTGCTCGAAGTAAAATCGATCGTAATGTCACTGTCTCTGCTGGCCATCAAGCAGGATCTTTCCTAAAAGCAAATAAATCTATTGCCACTATGGAAAAATGTGTTCAGCAATGCTGTCAAATGAGCGGCTGTGATGTAGCATTCTTCAGTAACGATGCTTGTTATTCAGTTATATGTAAAGATGTCGAATCCTGCGCTCCTGCAAAGAATACCAATGCTAGGATGAACATTGAAATATCGTATGTTGCTAAACCAAAtattgcaaataaaaaat CATATGTTACTGATAAAACAGGAGAGCCAGCTATTACGGATAATTTGATATCTGAAGTCACAAAAGAAAGCCCATTTCTTTTTGATGAGCCAAATAGTACAGACGAAGATGAT ACTGATCTACAACTAATGCGTTCACGTCGAGAAAGTTGGAAAGAGACTAAAGACATGGTCATAGCCATAACGTGCGGGTTTGTGGCGGTGGCGGTTGGCGTTGCAGGCGTTATTATGATGACACGTCAATTAGTAGAAGACGATGACATCTTCATTGACTTTGGTACAGAAATGAATTTTTGTGAGGAAAAAACTGAATCAACTGTATGTAATTCGGAAGCAAATGCAAGTGCTGTCAACGAAAGACAAAAATCGAAACAACATCAaagacattag